AACCCTGAGACACTATTAAGTAAAGCAACTCCGTCAACTAATGCAGAGCCTTTACAAGCTGAACAGTTACCAAAGAACGAAGATGCTGAATTAACGGCACTGATTGAGTCGACAAAAGCATTGTTAAGTAAGAACAGCCAAACCCTTAATGACATGGTTAATAGTGATAAAACAGCACCGAAAGCGTCATTGATTTCAACGAGCGTACATAAAGCAATAGATGAGTCAGCGGGCACTGGCTCAGATAAAGCACTAAGCTCAGCCTTGGAAAGCGCTCAGCGTCAGGACGATATGTCACTTGAAGATAAATTAGCAGCATTGAAAGCGGCAAACTCAAATGACCGCACGTTATCTATGAGCGAAATTAGTGATGGTCGTGTTTCTATTCCATCCATGCCAATTGAAGGGCCGAGTAAACCAAGAGTGCCGATTTTTGATGGCAACCCAATTCAGTTAGATGACGGGGCTTCGTTAAAGTATAAGGAAAAGGGTAGCCAAGCTGCAGAGTTAAAAGCGGGGGCCGAAAGTTCGGTAACGATTGCGAAGAACGAGCTACCGCCTGTAACAAAAGTACTCAATATTGCTGGTGACGCTGTAAATGGCACGACGACTAATGGCAGTGTAAACCAAGCCAATGCTCATCAAGCTGCCGAGTCGACTAAAGATGAAATACTAAAAGATAATGCCGAAAATAGTGCAGCAAAATCTGATGAAAAAATGCTACGAGCGCAATTGTCTGCGGCAGAACAAGCGGAATTAGCGGCGCTGACTTCAAATAAAGTAACCAGTAAGGCTCCTAATCAGCAAAATGTGTCAGCATTTCAGTCTACCCTTGAAGCGGCAATGAACGTTAAGAACGAACAAGCTAATATTAAAGTGAACGAGAAGGGGCAAAAAGTGCTCCAAGAGACCATTAATATTCTTCGCTCGGATTTTGCAGCCAATATGAAAGAAAAGCTTTCATTAATGCTGGGTCGAAAAGTCCAAATAGCCGACATTCGTTTAGATCCTCCAGAGCTGGGTAAAATGCAGGTGAAAATGACCATTCAGCAAGAGCAGGCGAGTGTGAGTTTTGTCGTACAAAACCCGCAAGCCAAAGAAGCGCTGGAACAAGCAATGCCTAAACTTAGAGAGTTGCTGGAGGAATCAGGTATTAACTTAGGTGAAAGTTCGGTTGAGCAAGGTGACAAAGAGCATAATGCATGGAGTGATGACGAGCCAAATACAGGTACAGACAGTTCGCTCCACTCAAAAAACGAGCAAGCTGAAGATGCAGAGGCTACTATTGTTCCAATAGTTGGCAATAAAATAGGCGGAATCGACTTTTATGCATAAATTAATTGCAGACTACGTATAACGTTAGCAATAATATGAAGATGCACTTTATGTATATTTAAGCTTGGATGAAAAATGGCCGAAGAAGAAAAAGAATTAGAAATTGAAGAAGGCGGTGGAAAAAGCAATAAGATGATGATCATTATTATTGCTGCTGTAGTACTTATTGGTGGCGGTGTTGGCGCTTTCATGTTTCTTGGCGGCGATGACGCCCCTGAAGAGGGTGCTGCTGAAGAAACACTTGCTGAAGGTGAGGCAAAGTCTAATGATGGTGATGCACCATCAGCGGATATTGGTGACGCAATTTATGTTGCTATGCCTCGCCCATTTGTATTTAACGTGCCGGGTGCATCCCGAGATCGTTTAGTGCAAATAAAAGTACAAATGATGATGCGCGGCGAAGAAAATGAAGAAAAAATTAAAAGTCATATTCCACTATTAGAAGGTACGCTATTAAAAACGTTTAGTAGCACCAACGCAGATGATTTAGGTACACCAGAAGGAAAGGATGCATTAAAAGCAAAAGCACTTTCTGATGTGCAAACAACGCTTATCGACGTAGCAGGCGGAAAAGTAATAGAACGCGTGCTATTTACCGGCTTTGTAATGCAATAAGAGTAAAAGAATGGCAGTTAGCGATTTACTATCACAAGACGAAATTGATGCGCTACTCCATGGTGTCGATGAGGTTGAGGAAGAAGACGGCGACGACGGCGAAGGCGGCGAAGGTGGCGGCTCCGCATTAGAGTACGACTTCTCCTCACAAGATCGAATAGTGCGTGGGCGTATGCCTACGCTAGAAATAGTGAATGAACGTTTTGCAAGACATATGCGGATCAGTTTATTCAATATGATGCGTCGAAGTTCAGAAGTGTCGATTAACGGCGTGCAAATGATTAAATTTGGTGAGTATATACATACCTTGTTTGTACCAACCAGCTTGAATATGGTGCGTTTTAGACCTTTAAAAGGCACTGGCTTGATTACAATGGAAGCGCGGCTTGTCTTCATTTTGGTGGACAACTTTTTTGGTGGTGACGGTCGTTATCATGCAAAAATTGAAGGGCGTGAATTTACGCCAACGGAACGCCGAATCGTGCAAATGCTCCTTAAAATTATTTTTGAAGATTATAAAGAAGCATGGGCACCTGTGATGGACGTGTCTTTTGAATACTTAGATTCAGAAGTGAACCCTGCCATGGCGAACGTGGTGAGTCCAACAGAAGTGGTGGTTATTAGCTCATTTCATATAGAGTTAGATGGCGGTGGTGGCGACTTCCATATTGCGTTACCTTATTCCATGTTAGAGCCCATCAGAGAGCTACTCGATGCCGGTGTTCAAAGTGATAAAGAAGATACCGACTTGCGCTGGAGTAAAGCCATGCGCGATGAAATTATGGATGTAGAAGTAGATGTTTCAACGACTTTTGTTGAAGTTGATTTGTCTTTACAGCAATTAATGGATTTAGAAAAAGGCGATATTATTCCTATTGAGATGCCTGAGTTTTTGACGGTATATATTGAAGACTTACCTACGTTTAGAGCAAAAATGGGACGTTCAAGAGATAATGTTGCATTAAAGATTGTTGAAAAAATTAAGCGGCCTGAATCTGTTAAGTCTGAACTTAACGTATTCACGAAAGGCGGTAGGCGTTTAGATAGTGATGCAGATATCGCTATCTTGGAAGAAGATTTGAATTTAGATAATAGTGGCGAGAGTACCTGGTAATGAGTGATGAAGATGCAATGGACGAATGGGCTGCGGCCCTAGCTGAGTCTGGTGATATTGAAGAAGGCGAAACAGTCTCGGATCCTAATGTACCTGCCGATGCTGGTGCGCTAGGCGCCGACCAAGTTGAAGCAACTGAGCTTGAAGAATTGACCGATGATTCAGCTCCAATAACAGCCGACGAAAAAAAGAAATTAGATACCATTTTAGATATCCCAGTCACTATTGCGATGGAGGTTGGGCGCAGCAAGATCAGTATTCGTAATTTACTACAGTTAAACCAAGGTTCAGTGGTTGAACTCGATCGCGTAGCAGGTGAGCCATTAGATGTGCTTGTTAATGGTACGCTGATTGCGCACGGTGAGGTAGTTGTGGTTAACGATAAATTTGGTATTCGATTAACTGACGTTATCAGCCAAATTGAACGTATTAAAAAATTACGATGAATGCAGTTATCTTCTTATTAGTATCTTGCTGCTTGTTTAGTCCATTTTTAATGGCTGCTGAACAAGCGCAGGGATATACGCCTGACTATTTATCGGCAGTTCTTTCCTTATTACTTGTCTTATGTGTTGTTGTATTGTTAGCCAGTATAGTTAAGCGCTTTAATCTAGGTATGCCTGCAGGTCAGCACATGAAGGTAGTTACCAGTTTACAATTAGGCCCTAAAGAGCGTATCTTAGTAGTTGAAATTCAAGGAAAACAGCATGTATTGGGTGCCACGGGGCAACAAATTAACTACTTGTTGAGCTTGGATGAAAATATAACAGCAAATGTCCCGCAAGTAGACATGGCAAATAAATTTAAAAAACTACTCCAGCAAGGAAATCATGAATAAGCTTTATTCAGTAATCTTGATAGTTTTGTTATCAATTGGTTCATTTTATTCATTTGCACAAACAACAAAGGATCAACCTCTTTCTACATCGGCCAATAATCAGGTACCTCAGTCTGCGCCAGTTAATCAGGCGGCCCAAACATCTCAAACTTTGCAAGCGGCACAAACACCTCAGGCGAAGAGTATTGGTATACCAGCGTTAACGGTAACCACTAATGCTGACGGCACTCAAAACTATAGTGTAACCTTGCAAGTGCTATTTATTATGACAGCACTAAGCTTTATACCCGCCGCTGTTATATTAATGACGTCGTTTACGCGTATTATTGTGGTATTGGCAATATTGCGTCAAGCAATAGGTTTACAGCAAAGTCCATCTAACCAAGTGTTAATTGGAATGACGCTATTTTTAACGATTTTCATCATGACGCCCGTGTTCAATAAAATACACGATACTGCCATTCAGCCTTATATTAATGAGGATTTACAAGCTTTAGAGGCATTTGAAGCTGCCCGCGAGCCGATTAAGCAATTTATGCTCACGCAAACACGTATTAAAGATATCGATACTTTTGCGCAAATCGGTGGCTATGAAAATATCGACTCTCCTGATCAAGTGCCATTTATGGTGCTAGTACCTGCATTTGTAACAAGTGAGTTAAAAACAGCGTTTCAGATTGGCTTTATGTTTTTTATTCCGTTTCTTATTATTGACTTAGTTGTCGCATCCATTCTGATGGCAATGGGTATGATGATGTTATCGCCCATGATTGTTTCCTTACCATTTAAGCTCATGATGTTTGTACTTGTTGATGGTTGGAGCCTAGTGATGGGGACATTAGCAACCAGTTACGGAGTAGGTACTTAATGTACTACTTAATGCGCAACGTAATCTCTTATAGCAATACCGACTATGTTGCTAACGCAATGTTAGGGAGTAACTATGTCTCCTGAGGTATTTGTAGATATATTACGAGATGCATTGTTCATTGTTATTTTGCTTGTCTCTGCGGTTATCGTCCCTTCTTTAATCGTCGGTTTAATTGTGGCGGTATTTCAGGCTGCCACCTCAATTAACGAACAAACCTTAAGCTTTTTACCTCGTTTAATTGTGACTTTACTGGCCTTAATTTATGGTGCTCACTGGTTGGTACAAACCTTAATAGATTTTACCCTTGAGCTTGTAAACCGCATTCCTTCTACCATTGCTTGACGGGCTGAAAGAGTAGCATGTTTGAATACCCGTTAGACGTCATCATGCAGTGGTTAGCAGACTTCTTATTACCTGCCATTCGCATCAGTGCCATGGTAATGCTGATGATAGGGATTGGCGCAAAAACCATTCCAATGCGAATTAAGTCAGCATTCGCCTTAATGACCGCATTCGTGGTTGCACCTGTACTACCACCTTCAACTTTTACAAATTTATTCTCGTTTGAAATGATTTTAGTTGTCATGCAAGAGATTTTGATTGGTAGCATTATTGGCTTTATTTCTACTTTGATGATTAATACTTTTGTATTGGCAGGACAAATGCTTGCAATGCAAACAGGCTTGGGCTTTGCGAGCATTATTGATCCCTTAAATGGTACTTCCGTGCCTGCAGTTGGTCAGTTTTATCTTATTTTAGCAACGTTGTTATTTTGGATATTTGATGGGCACCTGACTATGATCCATATGATAGTGCACAGCTTTAAGGTGTTTCCAATTGGGCAATATGTTTGGGATATTCAATCGTTTAAGGATATCGCCAATTGGGGGGCATGGTTATTCGCCACAGCGTTAGTATTGGCGTTAGCGCCTATTACAGCCATTATGGTTGTTAATTTAGCATTTGGCATTATGACGCGTGCTGCCCCACAATTAAATATATTTACAATCGGTTTTCCGGTCACTATGACATCAGGTTTGATCATAATTTGGTTAACGATGGATAACTTTACCATGCACTTTGAAGGGCAATGGGAAAATGCAGTGCAACTAATGTGTGATGTAATTAAATGCTAACGCTACTTAGGTAACAAGAATGGCTGAAGATAGCGATCAAGAAAAAACAGAAGAACCCACGTCCAAAAAGCTCTCGGACGCCGCGAAAAAAGGTCAGATTGCGCGTTCAAAAGAGCTTGGCACCATGACGGTATTAATTGTAAGTGCGGTAGCGCTGCTAATTTACGGTAAAGGGCTAGCGTTAGGTTTAATGGAGGTCATGAAGCGCTTATTTACCTTAAATAGAGCGGATGCATACGACACCACAAAAATGTTCTCAGTGTGGAGTGATGTGGCAAGCGCCATCGCGGGGCCGTTTATTGGTATTTTTGCTCTGATTTTAGTTGCTTCATTTATTGGTAATATTATTTTAGGCGGCTTTAACTTTAGTTGGGAAGCAATGGCGCCTAAGTTAAATAAGCTATCACCAATGAAAGGCTTTAAGCGGATGTTTGGCCCTCAGGCGGCGATTGAGCTAGTAAAAGGGATTTTAAAGTTCGGGGTAGTAGCAACGGTTGCATTTTTCTTACTAAAAGCGTATTTCATCGATATTATTCATTTAAGCATTCAGTCAGTACCTACCAATATATTTGATGCTGTTGAGCTAATGGCTTGGATATTTTTAGGGCTTACCGTCAGCCTTGCCATTATTGCGGCAGTGGATGCGCCTTTTCAAAAGTGGAATCATGCCAAGCAATTACGCATGACCAAACAAGAAGTTAAAGACGAATATAAAAACCAAGAAGGTGATCCGCAAGTAAAAGGGCGGATTAGGCGTACGCAGCGTGAAATGGCACAGCGTAGGATGATGCAAGACGTACCTGAAGCGGACGTCGTGGTGACTAACCCTACGCATTACTCGGTGGCAATAAAATACGATACAGAGCGTGCAGGCGCACCTATTGTGATTGCCAAAGGAATCGATAACATGGCACTGCAAATTAGAAAAATTGCAAAAGGCCATGATGTGCCTATTATTGCGTCGCCAATGCTGGCGCGGTCACTTTATTACACCACAGAAGTGAATGATCAAATACCCGAGCAACTTTTCGTGGCAGTTGCTCAAGTGCTTGCTTACGTGTTCCAGTTAAAGCAATTCCAAACAAAGAAAGGAACCAAGCCTAAACCTCTAAGTAAAAACCTACCCATACCGCCAGAATTCAGTTACTAATTTTTGGCGTACTACTTGCTTAATCGCTTAGGTAGCGTGTGATTAAGTAGGTTGATGTATGGAATTAAGTGCGGTTTTAAATTCGTTAAATAAAGATAAAATGATATACCTCAAAGGTATAGCGACGCCTTTAATGGTTTTAGCTGTGCTGGCCATGGTGGTATTACCGTTACCTGCATTTGTTTTAGATATTCTATTTACCTTCAATATTTCGCTAGCACTGGTTGTGTTGCTAGTGACCGTTTATACCCTGAAGCCGCTCGAATTCGGCGCTTTTCCCAGTGTGTTACTCATTGCAACGATACTGCGACTTGCCCTCAATGTAGCGAGTACCCGTGTTGTATTACTAGAAGGCCACAAAGGGGGCGATGCGGCTGGAGCCGTTATTGAAGCCTTTGGCTCGGTGGTTATTGGTGGCAACTACGCTGTTGGTTTAGTTGTATTCCTGATCTTAATTATTATTAACTTTGTGGTGGTAACTAAAGGTGCGGGACGTATTTCAGAAGTTACAGCACGCTTTACTTTGGATGCAATGCCGGGTAAACAAATGGCGATTGACGCTGACCTAAATGCAGGCTTTATCACGCAAGAACAAGCCAAAGCACGACGGGAAGAAGTGACGGCTGAAGCTGACTTTTACGGTTCGATGGACGGTGCCAGTAAATTTGTAAAAGGTGATGCAATTGCCGGCATTATTATTTTATTTATTAATATTATTGGTGGCTTATTTATTGGCATGATTCAACACGGCCTAGAATTTGGTACCGCAGTTGAGATTTATACATTACTAACTATTGGTGATGGTTTAGTTGCTCAAATCCCGGGATTATTACTTTCAGTAGGGACAGCTATTGTTGTAACACGTCAAAATACCGAGCAAAACATGGGCGATCAATTTGTTACGCAATTAGGTA
This is a stretch of genomic DNA from Flocculibacter collagenilyticus. It encodes these proteins:
- a CDS encoding flagellar hook-length control protein FliK; protein product: MRTPMHILPEPIEMEAPKAPKKAPERNSDANSEFNSVMQQSHQRQQQQQMDAKREAATKLADGRQEQRNTDIRNAAARSEQVRNEQARNNEINNKQLQNEKAQAKQKQEQRIAQQKLEQSNTSSDRKEYSTATEQSKSASEIDSSSEHKKDLTPHSSNDESAAHEPENDKKSEATKILAIIESAAEQQFEGKAGAAHFDKVASQEINGEQSAEKSAFNPVQNIINESDEAANNANALAEKNNGMLAAEELAKLNQHTSKSVDDDADPIADKAATKENDSTISGAHAAKTTNPETLLSKATPSTNAEPLQAEQLPKNEDAELTALIESTKALLSKNSQTLNDMVNSDKTAPKASLISTSVHKAIDESAGTGSDKALSSALESAQRQDDMSLEDKLAALKAANSNDRTLSMSEISDGRVSIPSMPIEGPSKPRVPIFDGNPIQLDDGASLKYKEKGSQAAELKAGAESSVTIAKNELPPVTKVLNIAGDAVNGTTTNGSVNQANAHQAAESTKDEILKDNAENSAAKSDEKMLRAQLSAAEQAELAALTSNKVTSKAPNQQNVSAFQSTLEAAMNVKNEQANIKVNEKGQKVLQETINILRSDFAANMKEKLSLMLGRKVQIADIRLDPPELGKMQVKMTIQQEQASVSFVVQNPQAKEALEQAMPKLRELLEESGINLGESSVEQGDKEHNAWSDDEPNTGTDSSLHSKNEQAEDAEATIVPIVGNKIGGIDFYA
- the fliL gene encoding flagellar basal body-associated protein FliL translates to MAEEEKELEIEEGGGKSNKMMIIIIAAVVLIGGGVGAFMFLGGDDAPEEGAAEETLAEGEAKSNDGDAPSADIGDAIYVAMPRPFVFNVPGASRDRLVQIKVQMMMRGEENEEKIKSHIPLLEGTLLKTFSSTNADDLGTPEGKDALKAKALSDVQTTLIDVAGGKVIERVLFTGFVMQ
- the fliM gene encoding flagellar motor switch protein FliM, which encodes MAVSDLLSQDEIDALLHGVDEVEEEDGDDGEGGEGGGSALEYDFSSQDRIVRGRMPTLEIVNERFARHMRISLFNMMRRSSEVSINGVQMIKFGEYIHTLFVPTSLNMVRFRPLKGTGLITMEARLVFILVDNFFGGDGRYHAKIEGREFTPTERRIVQMLLKIIFEDYKEAWAPVMDVSFEYLDSEVNPAMANVVSPTEVVVISSFHIELDGGGGDFHIALPYSMLEPIRELLDAGVQSDKEDTDLRWSKAMRDEIMDVEVDVSTTFVEVDLSLQQLMDLEKGDIIPIEMPEFLTVYIEDLPTFRAKMGRSRDNVALKIVEKIKRPESVKSELNVFTKGGRRLDSDADIAILEEDLNLDNSGESTW
- the fliN gene encoding flagellar motor switch protein FliN — its product is MSDEDAMDEWAAALAESGDIEEGETVSDPNVPADAGALGADQVEATELEELTDDSAPITADEKKKLDTILDIPVTIAMEVGRSKISIRNLLQLNQGSVVELDRVAGEPLDVLVNGTLIAHGEVVVVNDKFGIRLTDVISQIERIKKLR
- the fliO gene encoding flagellar biosynthetic protein FliO; this encodes MNAVIFLLVSCCLFSPFLMAAEQAQGYTPDYLSAVLSLLLVLCVVVLLASIVKRFNLGMPAGQHMKVVTSLQLGPKERILVVEIQGKQHVLGATGQQINYLLSLDENITANVPQVDMANKFKKLLQQGNHE
- the fliP gene encoding flagellar type III secretion system pore protein FliP (The bacterial flagellar biogenesis protein FliP forms a type III secretion system (T3SS)-type pore required for flagellar assembly.), with amino-acid sequence MNKLYSVILIVLLSIGSFYSFAQTTKDQPLSTSANNQVPQSAPVNQAAQTSQTLQAAQTPQAKSIGIPALTVTTNADGTQNYSVTLQVLFIMTALSFIPAAVILMTSFTRIIVVLAILRQAIGLQQSPSNQVLIGMTLFLTIFIMTPVFNKIHDTAIQPYINEDLQALEAFEAAREPIKQFMLTQTRIKDIDTFAQIGGYENIDSPDQVPFMVLVPAFVTSELKTAFQIGFMFFIPFLIIDLVVASILMAMGMMMLSPMIVSLPFKLMMFVLVDGWSLVMGTLATSYGVGT
- the fliQ gene encoding flagellar biosynthesis protein FliQ, with product MSPEVFVDILRDALFIVILLVSAVIVPSLIVGLIVAVFQAATSINEQTLSFLPRLIVTLLALIYGAHWLVQTLIDFTLELVNRIPSTIA
- the fliR gene encoding flagellar biosynthetic protein FliR; protein product: MFEYPLDVIMQWLADFLLPAIRISAMVMLMIGIGAKTIPMRIKSAFALMTAFVVAPVLPPSTFTNLFSFEMILVVMQEILIGSIIGFISTLMINTFVLAGQMLAMQTGLGFASIIDPLNGTSVPAVGQFYLILATLLFWIFDGHLTMIHMIVHSFKVFPIGQYVWDIQSFKDIANWGAWLFATALVLALAPITAIMVVNLAFGIMTRAAPQLNIFTIGFPVTMTSGLIIIWLTMDNFTMHFEGQWENAVQLMCDVIKC
- the flhB gene encoding flagellar biosynthesis protein FlhB is translated as MAEDSDQEKTEEPTSKKLSDAAKKGQIARSKELGTMTVLIVSAVALLIYGKGLALGLMEVMKRLFTLNRADAYDTTKMFSVWSDVASAIAGPFIGIFALILVASFIGNIILGGFNFSWEAMAPKLNKLSPMKGFKRMFGPQAAIELVKGILKFGVVATVAFFLLKAYFIDIIHLSIQSVPTNIFDAVELMAWIFLGLTVSLAIIAAVDAPFQKWNHAKQLRMTKQEVKDEYKNQEGDPQVKGRIRRTQREMAQRRMMQDVPEADVVVTNPTHYSVAIKYDTERAGAPIVIAKGIDNMALQIRKIAKGHDVPIIASPMLARSLYYTTEVNDQIPEQLFVAVAQVLAYVFQLKQFQTKKGTKPKPLSKNLPIPPEFSY